Proteins from a genomic interval of Rosa chinensis cultivar Old Blush chromosome 2, RchiOBHm-V2, whole genome shotgun sequence:
- the LOC112183802 gene encoding B3 domain-containing protein Os01g0234100 isoform X2 has translation MWLLLSLFFLFLGSESETSPSVSSEESNIMGRNTRKGTPQRAEKKENKPKTPPSKEEKKTNKSNEKEVEHSLPMKELSNTQVNKMLEQAALGHSVKSTPLSNTQYDFPIDGSPSRGQAKSSAIIRAQEVRSKLEPLFPSFVKSLLRSHVASCFWMGLPSLFCKSHLPEKDITMTLEDEGGRQFQSKYIACKTGLSAGWRQFAASHKLLEGDVLVFQLVEPAKFKVYVIRSNDFTEVDGALGLLSLDAQTKYNDADKDNAETGAVACNESNRKRTKSPPEVVQKKKKIDLPVEHSEIDSEEVDSEVVESSRLPGTTLQFEDIKSFENFNILVNGLLVDSEFPEDIRRKYYKLCRSQNAFLHENVMKGTYYKLIVGAIFETVHIVDAIKACQITTTQDDFVCWDKYLRAFELLGMNVGFIRARLCRLANLAFDSEDAMDAKTYKEARKERARAGLGLRSIETKIQGLREACHEFSSAIESLRSKAEVYNQRFQEEVTAPW, from the exons ATGTGGCTTTTGTtgtctctcttctttcttttcttaggCTCAGAGTCGGAGACATCTCCGTCGGTTTCTTCAGAAGAATCTAATATAATGGGTCGGAATACTAGAAAAGGAACGCCCCAACGAGCGGAGAAGAAGGAGAATAAACCTAAGACGCCGCCGTCCAAGGAGGAG AAGAAGACAAACAAGTCGAACGAGAAGGAAGTAGAGCATTCGTTGCCCATGAAGGAGCTTTCCAATACCCAAGTAAACAAA ATGCTTGAGCAAGCTGCATTGGGTCATTCAGTGAAGTCCACTCCCTTAAG TAATACGCAATATGATTTTCCGATTGATGGCTCACCCTCACGTGGTCAAGCAAAGTCATCTGCAATCATTCGAGCACAGGAAGTCCGATCAAAACTAGAACCTCTATTCCCTAGCTTCGTGAAATCACTCCTCCGATCTCATGTAGCTAGTTGTTTTTGGATG GGACTTCCTTCGCTGTTTTGCAAATCACACTTACCAGAAAAAGATATTACAATGACTCTGGAAGATGAAGGTGGAAGACAGTTTCAATCTAAGTACATTGCATGCAAAACCGGACTGAGTGCTGGTTGGAGACAGTTTGCTGCTTCACATAAATTGTTGGAGGGAGATGTTTTGGTCTTCCAATTAGTTGAACCTGCCAAATTTAAG GTTTACGTAATAAGGTCAAATGATTTTACTGAAGTTgatggggctcttgggcttctAAGTTTGGATGCTCAAACAAAATATAATGATGCAG ATAAAGATAATGCAGAAACAGGTGCAGTGGCTTGTAATGAGTCTAACAGGAAACGCACAAAGTCTCCTCCTGAAGTtgttcaaaagaagaaaaagatcgaCTTGCCAGTTGAACACTCTGAAATCGATAGTGAGGAAGTTGATTCAGAAGTTGTGGAAAGCTCCAGGTTACCTGGGACAACTCTTCAATTTGAGGACATCAAAAGTTTTGAGAACTTCAACATTCTTGTAAATGGATTGCTTGTAGATTCTGAGTTCCCCGAAGATATACGAAGGAAGTACTACAAGCTCTGCCGCAGtcagaatgcatttcttcatgaaaATGTTATGAAGGGAACATATTATAAATTGATTGTAGGAGCTATATTTGAAACTGTACATATTGTCGACGCCATTAAAGCTTGCCAGATTACCACGACTCAAGATGATTTTGTGTGTTGGGACAAATACTTGAGGGCCTTTGAGTTGTTGGGCATGAATGTTGGATTTATACGTGCGCGGTTATGCCGGCTTGCAAACCTTGCCTTTGACTCAGAAGATGCTATGGATGCGAAGACATATAAAGAAGCTAGAAAAGAACGAGCTCGAGCAGGACTAGGACTAAGAAGTATCGAGACAAAGATTCAGGGGTTGAGGGAGGCATGCCATGAATTTAGTAGTGCTATCGAGAGTCTGAGGTCCAAAGCTGAAGTCTACAATCAAAGGTTCCAGGAAGAGGTTACTGCTCCTTGGTGA
- the LOC112183802 gene encoding B3 domain-containing protein Os01g0234100 isoform X1 → MWLLLSLFFLFLGSESETSPSVSSEESNIMGRNTRKGTPQRAEKKENKPKTPPSKEEVLSRLTKPKPKPKSTRPVATPPKKTNKSNEKEVEHSLPMKELSNTQVNKMLEQAALGHSVKSTPLSNTQYDFPIDGSPSRGQAKSSAIIRAQEVRSKLEPLFPSFVKSLLRSHVASCFWMGLPSLFCKSHLPEKDITMTLEDEGGRQFQSKYIACKTGLSAGWRQFAASHKLLEGDVLVFQLVEPAKFKVYVIRSNDFTEVDGALGLLSLDAQTKYNDADKDNAETGAVACNESNRKRTKSPPEVVQKKKKIDLPVEHSEIDSEEVDSEVVESSRLPGTTLQFEDIKSFENFNILVNGLLVDSEFPEDIRRKYYKLCRSQNAFLHENVMKGTYYKLIVGAIFETVHIVDAIKACQITTTQDDFVCWDKYLRAFELLGMNVGFIRARLCRLANLAFDSEDAMDAKTYKEARKERARAGLGLRSIETKIQGLREACHEFSSAIESLRSKAEVYNQRFQEEVTAPW, encoded by the exons ATGTGGCTTTTGTtgtctctcttctttcttttcttaggCTCAGAGTCGGAGACATCTCCGTCGGTTTCTTCAGAAGAATCTAATATAATGGGTCGGAATACTAGAAAAGGAACGCCCCAACGAGCGGAGAAGAAGGAGAATAAACCTAAGACGCCGCCGTCCAAGGAGGAGGTATTGTCCCGCCTCAccaagcccaaacccaaaccaaagTCCACCAGGCCTGTTGCCACGCCGCCG AAGAAGACAAACAAGTCGAACGAGAAGGAAGTAGAGCATTCGTTGCCCATGAAGGAGCTTTCCAATACCCAAGTAAACAAA ATGCTTGAGCAAGCTGCATTGGGTCATTCAGTGAAGTCCACTCCCTTAAG TAATACGCAATATGATTTTCCGATTGATGGCTCACCCTCACGTGGTCAAGCAAAGTCATCTGCAATCATTCGAGCACAGGAAGTCCGATCAAAACTAGAACCTCTATTCCCTAGCTTCGTGAAATCACTCCTCCGATCTCATGTAGCTAGTTGTTTTTGGATG GGACTTCCTTCGCTGTTTTGCAAATCACACTTACCAGAAAAAGATATTACAATGACTCTGGAAGATGAAGGTGGAAGACAGTTTCAATCTAAGTACATTGCATGCAAAACCGGACTGAGTGCTGGTTGGAGACAGTTTGCTGCTTCACATAAATTGTTGGAGGGAGATGTTTTGGTCTTCCAATTAGTTGAACCTGCCAAATTTAAG GTTTACGTAATAAGGTCAAATGATTTTACTGAAGTTgatggggctcttgggcttctAAGTTTGGATGCTCAAACAAAATATAATGATGCAG ATAAAGATAATGCAGAAACAGGTGCAGTGGCTTGTAATGAGTCTAACAGGAAACGCACAAAGTCTCCTCCTGAAGTtgttcaaaagaagaaaaagatcgaCTTGCCAGTTGAACACTCTGAAATCGATAGTGAGGAAGTTGATTCAGAAGTTGTGGAAAGCTCCAGGTTACCTGGGACAACTCTTCAATTTGAGGACATCAAAAGTTTTGAGAACTTCAACATTCTTGTAAATGGATTGCTTGTAGATTCTGAGTTCCCCGAAGATATACGAAGGAAGTACTACAAGCTCTGCCGCAGtcagaatgcatttcttcatgaaaATGTTATGAAGGGAACATATTATAAATTGATTGTAGGAGCTATATTTGAAACTGTACATATTGTCGACGCCATTAAAGCTTGCCAGATTACCACGACTCAAGATGATTTTGTGTGTTGGGACAAATACTTGAGGGCCTTTGAGTTGTTGGGCATGAATGTTGGATTTATACGTGCGCGGTTATGCCGGCTTGCAAACCTTGCCTTTGACTCAGAAGATGCTATGGATGCGAAGACATATAAAGAAGCTAGAAAAGAACGAGCTCGAGCAGGACTAGGACTAAGAAGTATCGAGACAAAGATTCAGGGGTTGAGGGAGGCATGCCATGAATTTAGTAGTGCTATCGAGAGTCTGAGGTCCAAAGCTGAAGTCTACAATCAAAGGTTCCAGGAAGAGGTTACTGCTCCTTGGTGA
- the LOC112190646 gene encoding uncharacterized protein LOC112190646, translating to MACLHTMYNSEHKGQYCNGGSGSGGAPMSPRISFSNDFADAQHVIKHERSSREAPVSSDFEFSVTNYSMMSADELFSKGRLLPYKGSNKSQMQRGTTTLRDELLVEDREDDVSFHRPPKGSSTRWKGLLGRKRTAHIGSKKAERGSDGSSMEGRRSGLVHESSSSQEVLNEGGSTWRGFEIGI from the exons ATGGCCTGTTTACACACAATGTACAACTCAGAGCACAAGGGTCAGTACTGTAATGGTGGTAGTGGTAGTGGTGGTGCTCCAATGAGCCCTAGAATTTCATTCTCTAATGACTTTGCTGATGCGCAACATGTGATTAAGCATGAGAGGAGCTCAAGGGAGGCACCAGTGTCTTCAGATTTTGAGTTCTCAGTGACCAACTACTCCATGATGAGTGCTGATGAGCTTTTCTCTAAGGGGAGGTTGCTGCCTTACAAGGGAAGCAACAAGAGCCAGATGCAGAGGGGTACTACCACTCTTAGAGACGAGCTTCTTGTGGAGGATCGGGAGGACGACGTGTCGTTTCATAGGCCGCCGAAGGGGTCATCGACGAGGTGGAAGGGGCTTCTGGGGCGGAAGAGGACTGCGCACATTGGGTCCAAGAAAGCTGAGAGAGGTAGTGATGGCTCTTCTATGGAAGGAAGAAGGTCTGGCCTTGTGCATGAGAGTTCTTCTTCACAG GAGGTGTTGAATGAAGGAGGGTCAACTTGGAGGGGGTTTGAGATTGGAATATAA